In a single window of the Terriglobales bacterium genome:
- a CDS encoding YtxH domain-containing protein, with the protein MSKHQEGEYRPAGRDVAGVAMAFFLIGAAAGAAVALLVAPHSGRITRRLLKRRAEDAADLVGERAGELRERGEEILETAREKVSKFPLKR; encoded by the coding sequence ATGTCCAAACATCAGGAAGGCGAGTACCGTCCAGCCGGGCGCGATGTGGCTGGCGTGGCGATGGCATTCTTCCTTATCGGAGCAGCGGCAGGAGCGGCGGTAGCGTTGCTGGTAGCGCCACATTCCGGGCGCATCACGCGGCGCCTGTTGAAGCGGCGGGCGGAAGACGCCGCCGACCTGGTCGGTGAGCGCGCCGGGGAGTTGCGTGAGCGCGGCGAGGAAATCCTCGAGACCGCCAGGGAGAAGGTGTCGAAGTTCCCGCTGAAACGTTAG
- the efp gene encoding elongation factor P → MYVTATQLRPGMIVMHNKDLHAVFSVEHRTPGNKRGFIQAKLRNLRTGSLIDHRFRAEDDVEKVVVDEVEMEYLYHDAAGHHFMNTETYDQVVLSGEVLGEAVDYLIANIALKVEFHEGKAIGVELPQTVDLEVVETEPGLRSATASSVMKPAKLETGLVVNVPPFINAGEKIRVDTAEGVYLERVK, encoded by the coding sequence ATGTACGTGACCGCCACCCAATTGCGCCCCGGCATGATTGTGATGCACAACAAGGATCTGCATGCCGTTTTCAGCGTGGAGCACCGCACCCCGGGCAACAAGCGCGGTTTCATCCAGGCCAAGCTTCGCAACCTGCGCACCGGCTCCCTCATCGACCACCGGTTCCGCGCCGAAGACGATGTCGAAAAAGTGGTGGTGGATGAGGTCGAAATGGAGTACCTGTACCACGATGCCGCCGGTCATCACTTCATGAACACCGAGACCTACGACCAGGTGGTGCTCAGCGGCGAGGTGCTGGGCGAAGCCGTAGACTACCTCATCGCCAACATCGCGCTGAAGGTGGAGTTCCACGAGGGCAAGGCCATCGGGGTCGAGTTGCCGCAGACCGTGGACCTTGAGGTGGTGGAGACCGAGCCCGGCCTGCGCAGCGCCACCGCTTCCAGCGTGATGAAGCCCGCCAAGCTCGAGACCGGACTGGTGGTGAACGTGCCGCCCTTCATCAATGCCGGGGAGAAGATCCGCGTCGATACGGCCGAGGGCGTCTACCTGGAGCGAGTGAAATAG
- a CDS encoding acylphosphatase — protein MEARRYIVRGRVQGVGFRWFVEREARMLGINGWVRNNADGSVEVLAIGTHEQVTALRARLYAGPRAARVDAVDEHDAQPVAGLNTFRIEGAW, from the coding sequence TTGGAAGCTCGTCGCTACATCGTCCGCGGCCGCGTGCAAGGCGTAGGTTTTCGCTGGTTCGTGGAACGCGAAGCGCGAATGCTCGGCATCAACGGCTGGGTGCGCAACAACGCCGATGGCTCAGTCGAGGTCCTGGCCATCGGCACGCATGAGCAGGTCACCGCTCTGCGCGCACGGCTGTATGCTGGCCCACGGGCCGCGCGCGTGGACGCGGTGGATGAGCACGATGCCCAGCCCGTGGCCGGCCTCAACACTTTCCGCATCGAAGGAGCCTGGTAG
- a CDS encoding adenine phosphoribosyltransferase produces the protein MPSEIDNYVQPLKKLIREVPDFPKPGINFYDITTLLKDKRGFAILIDALTAHYILKEIHLVLGIEARGFIFGPALAYRLNAGFVPVRKPKKLPAETAKWTYQLEYGTDTLEIHKDAVKQGQRVIIVDDLLATGGTASACVGLAKSLGAEIAGVGFVVELDFLKGREKLKGEDVYSLLR, from the coding sequence ATGCCCTCTGAGATCGATAACTACGTGCAGCCGCTGAAGAAGCTCATCCGCGAAGTGCCGGATTTCCCCAAGCCGGGCATCAACTTCTACGACATCACCACGCTGCTCAAGGACAAGCGCGGCTTCGCCATTCTCATTGACGCGCTTACCGCCCACTACATCCTGAAAGAGATCCACCTGGTGCTGGGCATCGAGGCGCGCGGCTTCATCTTCGGGCCGGCGCTCGCCTACCGCCTGAACGCCGGCTTCGTTCCGGTTCGCAAGCCCAAGAAGCTTCCCGCCGAGACCGCGAAGTGGACCTACCAGCTCGAGTACGGGACCGACACGCTGGAGATCCACAAGGACGCGGTCAAGCAAGGCCAGCGCGTTATCATCGTGGATGACCTCCTGGCGACGGGTGGCACGGCCAGCGCCTGCGTCGGCCTGGCCAAGTCGCTGGGCGCCGAGATCGCCGGCGTCGGCTTCGTCGTCGAGCTGGACTTCCTCAAAGGCCGCGAGAAGCTCAAGGGCGAAGACGTGTACTCGCTGCTGCGGTA